Genomic window (Hippoglossus stenolepis isolate QCI-W04-F060 chromosome 11, HSTE1.2, whole genome shotgun sequence):
GCGATCCTGCCTCTATGGCCTGCACCcgtaagtacacacacacacacacacacacacacacacacacgctaataGGATATTGCATAAGTGAAAACAGACAacatgtgtgcattgctgacaaATAAAAGCGAAAAGAACACTCATTGTTTTCCATGCTCTCTATCTTTACCAAACAGAGGGAGACACAAACTTGTCTGAATGCCACCCCTGTTTCATGATCCCATTACTTATGACTAAGCCACCATCTACATCCTGTCTGGGAGTGATAACTAAAGAAACTAAAGAGGAGTGAATAAATgtcgctctcctctctctctctcccccacccttccccttctctctctctctctctctctctctctctctctctctctctctctctatttctgtgtgtgtgtgtgtgtgacagagctAGAGACCTCGGTCTGTGTGTCGTAAACTTAATTATGCCTATATACAGCACGTGGTTTCCTTCGCCTGGGAAAcatgaacacacgcacacacacaaagtgagagagagatgcctCTGAAGTAAAACATCCAACCCATCGAAAACATCTATGAACTGTATGGTCTTCGGTCTGATCCAATATGTCTACACTTCAGCCCTGTGCCAACAACTATCCCTGATGTGTAGTATAGGATGTGCCGTATATgtggttagttttttttaatgctcagGTTTTTCCCTGTGTCCTCCTCAGAGCCACCCTCAGCCCCACAGCAGCTCATCTCAGTTGTGAATGAGACCTCGGTGGTCTTAGAATGGGCACCCCCCCGTCGGCTGGGAGGAAGAAGCGACACCAGCTATAGCCTGGAGTGTCTCATCTGTCAGACAGGGAGCCGCAGTCGGACCGCCGGCAAAGCCCTCCCCAGGAATCACAACGTCTCTAAGCCTGAGGTTCAGCACAGTGGCCTAGGGATGCAGTCAGACCAGGGCATTGTGGGATCAGAAACCCAGTCAGGGAGAGGCGTCGTCCAGAGCAGACCTGTATCTGAAGATTACCCAAGACTCGGCTCTGGCTCCAGCTCTCAGCTCTGCCTTCCCTGTGGCTCCGATGTGCTCTTCTCTCCCGGCCAGACCCGCCTGAAGACCACCAGGGTGGTGGTGACCGAGCTGAGGGCCCACACGCACTACACCTTCATCGTCCATGCACACAACGGGGTCTCCCTGGCCAGCGGTGCAGGGTCAGCCCTGAGTGTGTCTGTCACCGTTACCACCAACCAAGCTGGTGAGAATGAGGAGTGTAATAAATGAGTTTGTCAGACTGTTGACTGTTGCAGTAAAAATGTGCTTATAGAtgttctgtctgtatgtgggtCAGCACAATGCAATCTGCTGCTCAGTGCACATGGTCCACAAGGGAGCAAGGCCCCATGGGTAATGTTCAAAATTGTGGAAGCATGATATGAGTAAGTCCTATATGTAGTTATATATGAGCATGATAAAGCTGGTGTCTGAAAACTGCAGATGCATTTTTGCGTTAAAAATattaagtaaatgtattttgaatTGATATATTTTACTATAATAtattctaaatatatattttaaagcttAAAATCACTGCATGATGCGTCCAGAAAAGATTATAAAGCTTATGAACTaaattagctttaaaaaaaacaactaaagtaAACAAATATCTAAGGATGAAAAAAACCTTGATGAGGTCCaacgccggtgttgatgtgctgttaacaaGAACACTTTATACGTAATGTCCCGCAGGCTGCTCTGAacacttgtgttgttgtgaacacatttGAACCGGAGAATCttctgctgcattgttcatgtgtgaaagacaaactccagagaaagtctggacccaattgtgtTCACAGTCTCTGGAGGTTCACGTCTGAAAAGGGCTTCACagtgatgagtcccagccgctgtTGCTACAGAATGCTGGTGGCCCGTTTTTTTCCAAGCTTATTAACAGTGAAcatatcacgtgtccaaatcgcaccaaattcaacaccgCACTTCCTCTGGCCTTTAACAAAACacgtgccaagtgtgaagccgataagatgaacggttatatatatatataaccaatACATTTGCTTTAAATTTGCATTGATGATACAGTATAATACTACAATGGATCGTCACAGAATAAAACCAACgttgaacaaacacaaaggacACATCCATCATGGAACAGGCAGAGATTATTCTCCATTAGCATCAGCTCCTGTAACACAGCTACAAGACACTtccctcgccctctctctcaACTGGAAAAGCTCGCTCTTACTAtcactgtcacagttgccaTAGTTATTACTCTGTCCTCCTACACTTAACAACCGCTCAATTAATTGTAGGGGTGTTCTCAAGTGGATGTCAGAAAGCATTCTCGGAAATGTAAATCGCTgacttaaatacaaacagacagggcTGCCTGAAGACTTAGAGGAAActgttttacaaataaaaacctcAGTGAATCTAACTGTGGGATTTTCCTTGCGTCAGCTCTTGACCAGGGAAGTGTTTGAAAAATCACCCAGGTTTTATGGCGTGTTTCATTTTAGTTGAGAGGGTGTCAGCTGGTCCGTGGCGTTTCCTCACACATGCTCTCCAttagtttgcttttttttgcGTGCTGTTACATCTCAACTGTCATTGGTTTAAGACTTTATGCTGGCGTTTTAGAAAGTAGCACACCTGCTCGGTTCCGAGTTGTCCCCCCACGGGAAATAACTtggctgtgtgtgcacagcaCGAGAGCGTGTCTGGGATGTGTCACGTCCAACCTGCGCCACCATATGGCCCCGGTATCATGTGAACAGCCACAAAGGAGGACAAACACCACAAAGGCCTCGACAATGGAGGGAtgtaagaggagagagagtggagaaTAGGTCTCGTCCCTGTGGAATAGGCAGGAATGGGATTTGGGTCAGCTCTCAGGTGCACAGGGTCAACGGGACTGTTGACAAACAGACAGCGTGCATACCTTTGGTAGCTGTGTGCAGGCCTGTGAAATGATTACAGACGTTATTATCACAGAACATCCAGTATGTCATTATACAAAGTTACACCATTGTGACTGAATTATCTCTTTCCATTGCTCTCTCCCGCTCAGCTCCCTCTCCGGTGTCATCCATCCTCGTCATCGATGTCACCAGGCACAGTTTGTCGTTGTCGTGGCAACAGCCAGACCGGCCTAACGGGGTCATCCTGGAATACGAGGTCAAGTTCTATGAAAAGGTGAGCCGCCTGCAGGTTAATGCCGCTCGGGCAGCTGTCGGGAATGTCAATATGCGGCCCCGCTGTTTGTGTATCGCTGATGATGAAGATAGATTTCTTGTCAGCGATGAAAAGTGACCCCTCTTTTTTGTCCCCTAATCAGGATCAGAGAGAGAGGTCCTACCGCATAATTAGGACCTTCGCTCGTGGCGTGGATGTCACGGGTCTCAACCCCCTCACTGTGTACGTGTTCCATGTGCGTGCTCGCACAGCTGCCGGATACGGAGAGTTCAGCGCTCCATTCGAGTTCGCCACCAATTCAGGTATTGTGACAATAGTGTTCAGAACTTGAAGAGCATGCATGAAACTTTTATTATCATGATGAAGTTCTTACTTTCTGGTTGGTGACTTTTTTGTCCTTCCCCCGTTAGATCCCTTCCCTCTGATTGGAGAAGGAGTTAACTCagccttcctgctgctgtctgtcagcGGGGTTGGAATTTTACTGCTGATATCTGCAGCTGTCTTCATCATTAGCCGCAGGTACAAaaatgcacgcacgcacacacacacacacacagacacacacacacacacaaacgcattcacacacaaatacacatttaaaagcatCCAGACAGGCTTGCTGCCCTATATGCTTGTTAGGTCGGCTTGAAGTTTCCCATCAGTGCTGCCTCTGCCTTGACTACTGCTTTTGACCAAACTGCCttaatgcacacaaacaacacacacacacacacagctctcctAGTTTTGTGCGGctaaataatgtgtgtgtgtgtgtgttacctggagCTTTTAAAAGGGATTAGAGTGGAGACAGTGATAATCCCTTTGTCCCTGACTTGTCATTACTGTCTCTTCACCAGCGCAGCTTGTGTGTCAGCTTCCCCTGGCGTGCACAGTCACGCACAGTAGCGTGTGCGAGTGCATgaacgtgcacaaacacacgcacacacacaaacacacacctgctcacCCACAAAGGTGTTTTTGACAGTTTCTTTGTTTAATGGAAAACACCTTTTATCTTGTGCTACCTGAGGCGGcgcccctcctccctctctgccttaAATGCTTTCATCTGCTCGCTCGCTGTCTCTCCCCCGCAGCCCGTGGCTCCTCTGttctcattcatttcattgAGGTGAACCCTGGAAAAACCAATGAATGAATGTGCGCCGCTGCAGGAAAAGAAACCAAATTAAAAGCGGTGCGACGCACAGTGAACGTCCCTGTATCAGATCAgctaactgtaaaaaaaatctcaacaaaaacatgaagtgaagaGAAAGTGACAGGGATGCTCTTGCttgtcatttctgtctgtgtgtgttcaatgtCCATCATTTCTTATGTCTCATCAGGAGGAGCAAGTACAGCAAAACAAGGCAGgactcagaggaggagaaacatcTTAACCCAGGTagacacactgcacacacacacacacatacacactgtcaaaacaacagagagacagatggatgctctttttctcctccttctctctacACACACTGCCAATAACATTTACATAACATATGCAGCAGTTACACAACTCATATTTGTCACCCTCCTCTGcacaccttcctctcctccctcgcttCCTCCCCTCCATCGCAGGGGTGAAGATCTACGTGGACCCGTTCACCTATGAGGACCCCGATCAGGCCATCCACGAGTTTGCCAAGGAGATTGATGTTAGCAGTATTCACATTGAGAGGGTTATTGGCATGGGTAAGCCTGATAATATCgcttgcacacactcatacaaacccacacacacacacatgccgaCTTGGCGCTGACTTTgctgtttgctctgtgtgtgtaggagagtTTGGGGAGGTGTGCAGCGGCCGGCTGCGTGTGCAGGGAAAGAGGGAGATCTACGTGGCCATCAAGAGTCTGAAGGCGGGCTACACtgacaaacagaggagggacTTCCTGTCCGAGGCGTCCATCATGGGACAGTTTGACCATCCCAACATCATCAGGCTGGAGGGCGTCATCACCAGATGTGAGTGGTAGTTGTGTGTTGATAATAACTTAATGTGCAGGTTTGAATTCAGCCTAATGTTTCAAACTCTTTTACCCCCTTAGGCAAGCCATTGATGATCATCACAGAGTACATGGAGAACGGATCCCTGGATGCCTTTCTTCGCGTAAGCGCAGTTTATTATTCCGTCTTTTTCTGTTAGATAAATATCgtgaaaaatatttgaaaaatgtactgaaaaatgtaaagaaatgtcTCTGTCgtttaaacatttcagaaacatgACGGCCAGTTCACGGTGATCCAGCTGGTCGGCATGCTGCGCGGTATCGCCTCCGGTATGAAGTACCTGTCAGACATGAGCTACGTTCACAGAGACCTGGCAGCTCGGAACATCCTGGTCAACAGCAACCTGGTGTGTAAGGTGTCGGACTTTGGCCTGAGTCGGGTTCTGGAGGACGACCCAGAGGCTGCCTACACTACAAGGGTGAGACACACAGAATTAATAACCTTAAACTAATGTGGGCATATGCTGTACATGttcattaatttaatatttacatgCCATCATGTCTTtcattcacaaatgttttttttaaatgatggaaTCAACAAATTCCCTCAGTCACTGACCCCGTTATGACTTATGCTGCTGTTGTAGGAGGCCACTGGGACTTACCTTTCCCCTGGAGGGAAGATCCCCATCAGGTGGACGGCCCCAGAGGCTATAGCGTTCAGGAAGTTCACCACAGCCAGCGATGTGTGGAGTTACGGTATCGTCATGTGGGAGGTGGTCTCATATGGAGAGAGACCCTACTGGGACATGAACAACCAGGATGTGAGTAATCTTTATATAGTCCAACCTATGAGACCACTCACTTACAAAAGAGTGAGCTAGTtcctgaaatgaaatgtttactTAAACGTACGATCAAATGAAACCGCTGGATCACCTGCATTGTTATTACCTCCacctgtttgtttattagttggtttgcatgtttgtttgtgaacaagattacacaaaatctaccGGACGGATgctacgaaacttggtggacggatgcagtatgggtcagaaaagagctcatcaaatgttttaacattaCAAGATAGAGCATTTTCACTGacttcccagggaatcattcatggatcatgatgaaaatgATCAGGCACATTTATGGGACCgatttctttaaatgtgtgcaatttggtgcagcttgattgaattgagggggacttttgggccttggtggtggtTTGCCATTATAGTAATTAATCAAACTATGGTCAAAATGGTTCATTGCTTAAAAAACACGTGCCCACATGTATAATACTTTAAGTAATGAATATTACACTCAGACAACtttcagcttcattttaatttccaaaTCTGTTTCATACAAAATCAATCATGCATCTGTATGATTCTCTGTTGTTGAGACTTGCATTAATTAAAAGCAGTGAGGTTGATGAGTTAAATATTATCAGAAGTGAAAGGGTAGATtatcaaaaaataataaagtcatGTTGTTAAGTTTCTTTTCAAGTTTCCTGTCTAAACAACAGTTAATAGCTCTGGATTCAGtgacaaacattaacattaacatcagTCACAGTTCTCccattatttaattaaaatttccCTATAAATAATCTATTTGCTCCCACTTTCTAGAGAAGTCAAATTAAACCTTTACTTTTTCACAGTCCTCAAGTTGGATTTAAATGAGTATCTTTATCAGATGGATGAATGAAACCGGCAGCCCGTCTTTAGGATATTTTTAGAGACGACTTCTGGAGAAAATAAGCTGCCCTCTGTGTGACGTGCTGTTTTCTGACCCTGTGTCTTGAACCTCTGCAAATTTTGCCTTTGAATCATCCGAACAGCAGAAATAATTTTTTGACAAGTAATTGCTGCTTAGAATTATCCCTCAGCGACGCTCACGCACACTTTATAAATTTAGTGGTGATTTAGTTCTGAAGAGTTTCGGAGAGTTTGAGAGAAAAATGCTGTTTCAAAGCGAATTTGCAATCACTTTGCGATCAAAGCTTGTTAAGTTTGAGGAGGTCAAAGAGACCAGTCTGGCatatggacattttcaaacataatTGATTTCATCTTCTCAGCTTATGCAGTTTCAGAGAAATTTCCTGATGAGACATTTTCTCCAGCatatttttgatttctttttatatagCACCAAATTAGTACACACTGAGCTGCACTTCACTTTCTCTTAAATCTTGTTTCAGTGAAACTCTGATGTTTTGATTTACCTCACAACCAACTATAAGTATGTGTAAGCATCTTTTAACCTACTTTTACATGTAACTCCTCAGGTGTGATCCAGTTACATCCACAGCAGTGCTTTATGTGGTATTTCCATTTTAGACTTGACCAAAGGTGCATTATTTCTGAGTGTGTTATTGATGTAAAGTATGGGCCCACAATGCATTGCACACAAGAGATACAGGAGCTGCTCAAAGCTGCACATTTATTAGAATAAATTGCAGATGGCGATGAGACAGCTCTGGAAAGATCTGTGAAAAccaaaaaataatgaaactttaaaaaatatatatttttctcttctttttatttattcagcagttgtgttttaaagcatttttaatGACATATTCATCTTTTCTCATATAAAAATCTCAAAGTGGTTTTGAATTGATTTATTCATATGATAACTGCAAGAAGCACGATGCTGTCAcaatgtggtgtgtgttgtgcactATTACAATGGGATTGGGAAGAACTGCCATGTGAAATAGAAGAGAACCTTCAAGAGGAAATCCATGCAAAGTTCAGTTTGTAGTGCAAACACCCTCAAATAAAACACTATATtgctaaacatcagcatgttagcattgtcatcATGAGAATGCTGGCACAGCAGCATTAGCATTTAGCCCAAAGCACCATGTTGCCCATGCACAACCTCATAAAGCTGTAGTTTCTTTGGTCTTGATTTTGTAACTCTTTCCTTTGGATTCACCCTGATAAAAACATCCATCCTCCACCTCTATCTGTCCTGTAGGTGATTAAAGCGATAGAGGAGGGCTACCGGCTGCCTGCTCCCATGGACTGTCCCGTGGTGTTGCACCAGCTCATGCTGGactgctgggagagagaccGAGCAGAGCGACCCACCTTCAGCCAGATACTCAACATGCTGGATAAACTCATCCGTAACCCCGGGACTCTGCGTcggacaggaggggacaggtgTGTACACGCAGGCACAGACATGTACAGCAGTATGCAGAGACcaatacatgtatatttatataggGACACTTAAACTGTACTCACACCCTCACCGACATGTTTTCACCCCCATCGGTTTGAACCTATACTCAACACTATTTCACCTTGATATCATACTTCTATTCATAAACTTTGCCTCCACcaacctgcctcctctcctcttcctctgcgtTTACAGACCTACACCCACCATGCTGGAGTCAGGGATGGcttcagaggtgtgtgtgtcagtggtgcccgaggtgtgtgtgtcggagTGGTCGGTATGTGAGTGGCTGCAGTCCGTCGGGTTGGAGaggtacacagacacactggcaGCAGCAGGATACACCAGCATTGACAGTCTTCTGGCTCTCACACACCAGTAAGTGTACCCTCATGTGAGAAATGGATTAAAGTGAGAGTCGTTTTTTAATCATCACATTTCTTACTGCCAAAAAAGAAACTCAAAGCAGAATCTCATTTCTACCTTTGCGCCGCAATCACACTCAAAACCGAAAAACTAAACTGAAGAATTGACGCAGAATGGATGAAATCCATTTCGTCCTCATAATAACATTAACACTGCCTGCACTGTAGCATTAAACTACACACAGTAAAgtcccttttccactggtcagaaACCGACTAACATCTGGGTTTCGTCTGCAATGGGAACGGACACAgtcagcattcactcccaggtcaaatgagtATGCAGTCGACATTAGTTTTATCGGCTGTCTCAGTCTAGACACATGTCCCCACACTTTGTCTGCGCAACCTTACAAAGTGCATTGAACTTCCTGGCATTGGCCTCTAAAAAGCCATGAACGTTTGTGAActaattattttttacatcttggcAACAACGTGCATCAGGGATTTCTTGTCTTTGGATTGTGCAACATGCGACACTagcaagacagcgaggtgagagagcttctcagtttcctgTGCGTTGGTGACACTGAACATGCCTTTTATATGTTGGTTTAcccattttaaaaaaacatacacctttAGAGGTTTGACAGTGGGATATGTAATGGCCTCAATATTCTGACAATGAAAGAGCTAGTTATTTGTCATATACGTGTTCTGGGCACACGTGAAGGTAGAGTGATGAGTCA
Coding sequences:
- the LOC118118277 gene encoding ephrin type-A receptor 4-A, whose product is MEPLQPAARTAANWGHARFHASHMAADLCRIFSTFLWIIALVSCSRTRIYSPNEVTLLDTRTVPGELKWAASPSEGGWEEVSIMDEKNIPIRTYQVCNVLEPSQNNWLRTDWIPRSGAQRVYVEVKFTLRDCNSLPGVTGTCKETFNLYYHESNEDRESYIKESSFIKVDTVAADESFTQVDVGDRIMKLNTEVRDVKVTTRKGFYLAFQDVGACIALVSVRVFFKTCPLTIRNLATFPDTVTGADTSSLVEVRGSCVNQSEERDEPKMYCGADGEWLVPIGGCLCTTGYEEKGGACKACSAGFYKAKSSDAGCSKCPPHSHSLREGATVCDCHSGFFRADSDPASMACTQPPSAPQQLISVVNETSVVLEWAPPRRLGGRSDTSYSLECLICQTGSRSRTAGKALPRNHNVSKPEVQHSGLGMQSDQGIVGSETQSGRGVVQSRPVSEDYPRLGSGSSSQLCLPCGSDVLFSPGQTRLKTTRVVVTELRAHTHYTFIVHAHNGVSLASGAGSALSVSVTVTTNQAAPSPVSSILVIDVTRHSLSLSWQQPDRPNGVILEYEVKFYEKDQRERSYRIIRTFARGVDVTGLNPLTVYVFHVRARTAAGYGEFSAPFEFATNSDPFPLIGEGVNSAFLLLSVSGVGILLLISAAVFIISRRRSKYSKTRQDSEEEKHLNPGVKIYVDPFTYEDPDQAIHEFAKEIDVSSIHIERVIGMGEFGEVCSGRLRVQGKREIYVAIKSLKAGYTDKQRRDFLSEASIMGQFDHPNIIRLEGVITRCKPLMIITEYMENGSLDAFLRKHDGQFTVIQLVGMLRGIASGMKYLSDMSYVHRDLAARNILVNSNLVCKVSDFGLSRVLEDDPEAAYTTREATGTYLSPGGKIPIRWTAPEAIAFRKFTTASDVWSYGIVMWEVVSYGERPYWDMNNQDVIKAIEEGYRLPAPMDCPVVLHQLMLDCWERDRAERPTFSQILNMLDKLIRNPGTLRRTGGDRPTPTMLESGMASEVCVSVVPEVCVSEWSVCEWLQSVGLERYTDTLAAAGYTSIDSLLALTHQEMDRLGIITPSHQDRLIASVQQEMLSQMQHMQHTMVPV